A section of the Gloeobacter violaceus PCC 7421 genome encodes:
- a CDS encoding DUF433 domain-containing protein yields the protein MVPVISEHIEITPGVCGGRPRIASHRIRVQDIVLCHERMGMSPDEIILHHPSITLADVYAALTYYHDHLQEIQQQIAGDEIFAREMEAQTTSLVQQKLKDPNVKNDSVSFG from the coding sequence ATGGTGCCGGTGATCTCCGAACACATCGAAATTACGCCGGGGGTTTGTGGCGGCAGACCCCGCATTGCCAGTCATCGGATCAGGGTGCAGGATATTGTACTCTGCCATGAACGGATGGGCATGTCTCCGGATGAGATCATCCTGCACCATCCAAGTATTACCCTTGCCGATGTCTATGCCGCCCTCACTTACTATCACGATCATCTACAGGAAATTCAACAACAAATTGCAGGAGATGAAATCTTTGCCCGGGAGATGGAAGCGCAGACGACTTCACTTGTGCAGCAAAAACTGAAAGATCCGAATGTCAAGAACGATTCGGTTTCATTTGGATGA
- a CDS encoding SBBP repeat-containing protein: protein MKFGLQLFNLTLPVALALPLSLAHRPQPVGALESAGTPSEAPQVVFEANKGQSAPQVKFLSRHRDSSLFLTAAEAVVALRTDKKTATALRLRWLGANPNPQMVGVQPQAGVSNYYLGSEPQRWQTNVGHYAKVQYRSVYPGIDMVWYGQKRELEYDFVVQPGADLRAIRLELQGAERLELDRQGDLLLRLPGGATLKQPRPLVYQQINGKRRAVEGRYVLAGRETIGFVVGRYDRTQPLVIDPVLRYSTYLGGSGEDLGDALAVDRTGSVYVTGESFSANFPTTAGAYQLSPAGGGDVFVTKLNSAGSALVYSTFIGGSASEVGERVVVDRQGNAYVGGTTASPNFPTTGGAYQTASGGGEDAFIAKLDASGGALVYSTYLGGSADDAGDEITLDSTGNVLIAGVTASTDFPVSAGAFQSAIGGGEDGFVAKLNPAGSALVYSTLLGGSEDDVADAIDLDSEGNAVVTGVTASPNFPLSARALQRRLRGDTDAFVSKFNADGSALVFSTYLGGNADEEGDEIGVDSAGNVYITGITNSANFPATPGAYQGTIGGGEDAFVAKLNPAGTALVYSTFLGGSADDAGDGIAVDQAGNVYLTGQTFSANFPVTAGAFQPTIGGGEDSFVTKFDAAGSSLIYSTFLGGSGSDAADEIVVQAGNAFVTGSTDSPNFPTTLRAYQKALSGGNDAFVVKITDPAP, encoded by the coding sequence ATGAAATTTGGCTTACAATTGTTTAATTTGACGTTGCCTGTGGCCCTCGCGCTCCCGTTGTCTTTGGCCCACCGGCCGCAGCCGGTCGGTGCCTTGGAAAGCGCGGGTACGCCTTCTGAGGCACCCCAGGTCGTGTTCGAGGCAAACAAAGGCCAAAGCGCTCCCCAGGTCAAATTCCTCTCGCGCCACCGCGATTCGAGCTTATTCTTGACTGCCGCCGAAGCGGTGGTCGCCCTGCGTACCGACAAAAAGACCGCTACGGCATTGCGCCTGCGGTGGCTGGGGGCCAACCCCAATCCGCAGATGGTCGGTGTGCAGCCGCAGGCGGGGGTGAGCAACTACTACTTGGGCAGCGAGCCGCAGCGTTGGCAGACGAACGTCGGTCATTACGCCAAAGTCCAGTACCGCTCGGTGTACCCGGGTATCGACATGGTCTGGTACGGCCAGAAGCGCGAGTTGGAGTATGACTTTGTCGTACAGCCCGGCGCCGACCTCCGTGCCATCCGCCTCGAACTGCAGGGGGCTGAGCGCCTGGAACTCGACAGACAGGGAGATTTGCTGCTGCGCCTGCCCGGCGGCGCAACGCTCAAGCAACCCCGGCCGTTGGTGTACCAACAGATAAACGGCAAGCGCCGGGCCGTTGAGGGCCGCTATGTTTTGGCGGGTCGTGAAACCATCGGCTTTGTTGTGGGTCGCTACGACCGCACTCAACCGCTGGTGATCGACCCGGTGCTGCGCTACTCGACCTATCTCGGGGGTAGCGGTGAAGATCTAGGCGACGCCTTGGCCGTCGACCGCACCGGCAGCGTCTACGTGACCGGCGAGAGCTTCTCGGCAAACTTCCCGACCACGGCGGGCGCTTACCAGCTTTCCCCGGCAGGTGGCGGCGATGTGTTTGTGACCAAATTGAACAGTGCCGGGAGCGCCCTGGTCTACTCCACGTTTATCGGCGGCAGCGCTTCGGAAGTCGGTGAGCGGGTCGTCGTCGACCGGCAGGGCAACGCCTATGTTGGCGGCACGACCGCTTCGCCCAATTTTCCGACCACCGGCGGGGCTTACCAGACGGCCTCCGGCGGCGGTGAGGATGCCTTCATCGCCAAGCTCGACGCGAGCGGCGGAGCGCTGGTCTATTCCACCTACCTGGGTGGCAGCGCCGACGATGCAGGCGATGAAATCACCTTAGACAGCACGGGCAACGTCTTGATCGCCGGTGTCACCGCCTCAACCGACTTTCCGGTGAGCGCAGGCGCCTTCCAGAGCGCCATTGGCGGCGGCGAGGACGGCTTTGTCGCCAAGTTGAACCCGGCAGGCAGCGCGCTTGTTTACTCCACTTTGCTGGGGGGCAGTGAAGACGACGTTGCCGACGCCATCGACCTCGATTCGGAAGGGAACGCCGTGGTGACCGGTGTTACGGCATCCCCCAACTTTCCGCTGAGCGCCCGCGCCCTGCAGCGGCGGCTGCGCGGCGACACCGACGCCTTTGTCAGCAAATTCAATGCCGACGGCAGTGCCCTGGTCTTTTCGACCTACCTGGGCGGCAACGCAGATGAAGAAGGCGACGAAATCGGCGTAGACAGCGCAGGCAACGTCTACATCACCGGCATCACCAACTCCGCCAACTTCCCCGCCACCCCCGGTGCCTACCAAGGAACCATCGGCGGCGGCGAGGACGCTTTTGTGGCAAAGCTGAACCCGGCGGGTACAGCCCTGGTGTACTCGACGTTCCTGGGCGGCAGCGCCGACGATGCGGGCGACGGCATCGCCGTGGACCAGGCCGGCAACGTCTACCTGACCGGCCAGACTTTCTCGGCGAATTTTCCGGTGACTGCGGGCGCCTTCCAGCCGACCATCGGCGGCGGCGAGGACTCGTTTGTCACCAAGTTCGACGCCGCAGGCAGCAGCTTGATCTACTCGACGTTTCTAGGCGGCAGCGGCTCCGATGCGGCCGATGAAATCGTTGTCCAGGCGGGCAATGCCTTTGTCACCGGCTCGACCGATTCGCCCAACTTCCCCACCACCCTCAGGGCGTACCAGAAGGCCCTGAGCGGCGGCAACGACGCGTTTGTCGTCAAGATCACCGACCCGGCGCCCTAG
- the sppA gene encoding signal peptide peptidase SppA, which translates to MGTLKKIGVWLGRILAVIGALVVVLVVVAVLGLLLLGRGPQIADNSVLEIKLSGDLPEKASEDPIAGLLGTPALTFKDALDNLKKAAIDTRIKGVVLRLDGTSLGWARVEELREALMQFRQTGKFAVGYAEGISERGYYLALALDRFYLPPTGGFEMNGLVSSNSHLPGLLAKIGIGVQYFRYGKYKSVSGETFGQPAFSEPVKEMINFNLTEQYETFVGAVATARKLPASEVRRLIDTNRPTAEWALANKLIDGIAYWDEVEAGLKKQAGIAADKDLPKVSATEYARVSLEELGLNRGPNKIGYIVAEGLVVSGGSGPVNPLSGGPVQGSEPLIKALREAGRREDIKAVVMRVNSPGGAGLGCDLVRREVERLRAKKPVVVSMGDSAASGGYWIAMDASAIVAQPSTQTGSIGIFAVIPNVEQLNRDLTLTPEVFKRGARADVLSGNRPLNPEEAKIFDQELLSSYRRFVALAAKGRNKTVPQMEALAQGRTWLGRKALELGLVDRLGGIDTAIALAAEKAKVAPDTVALERLEGEQSTLASLLGAEATRMALRSLGIERTVSRLAPPFSLDVLLSEHLYPLALPQRFE; encoded by the coding sequence GTGGGTACCCTCAAAAAAATCGGGGTCTGGCTGGGGCGCATCCTCGCGGTGATTGGCGCTCTTGTGGTGGTGCTGGTGGTTGTGGCCGTGCTGGGGTTGCTGCTGTTGGGCCGTGGGCCGCAGATTGCCGACAACTCGGTACTGGAAATCAAACTTTCCGGCGATCTGCCGGAAAAAGCCTCCGAAGACCCGATCGCCGGGCTGTTGGGTACCCCTGCCCTGACTTTTAAAGATGCGCTCGACAACCTCAAAAAAGCGGCAATAGACACGCGCATCAAGGGGGTGGTGCTGCGCCTCGACGGCACCAGCTTGGGTTGGGCGAGAGTTGAAGAATTGCGAGAGGCGTTGATGCAATTTCGCCAAACCGGCAAATTTGCCGTGGGCTACGCCGAGGGAATAAGCGAGCGGGGGTATTACCTGGCGCTTGCCCTCGACCGCTTTTACCTGCCGCCCACGGGCGGCTTCGAGATGAACGGCCTAGTCAGTTCCAACTCCCACCTGCCGGGATTGCTTGCCAAAATTGGCATCGGCGTGCAGTACTTTCGCTACGGCAAATATAAATCCGTCAGCGGCGAGACCTTCGGCCAGCCGGCATTCAGCGAGCCGGTCAAAGAGATGATCAACTTCAACCTCACCGAGCAGTACGAGACTTTCGTGGGCGCCGTGGCTACCGCCCGCAAGCTCCCCGCATCCGAAGTGCGCCGGCTCATCGACACCAACCGGCCCACCGCTGAATGGGCACTCGCCAACAAGCTCATCGACGGCATCGCTTACTGGGACGAGGTAGAGGCGGGCCTCAAAAAGCAGGCGGGCATCGCAGCGGATAAAGATCTGCCGAAAGTGAGCGCCACCGAGTACGCGCGTGTGAGCCTGGAGGAACTGGGTCTCAACCGGGGGCCGAACAAAATTGGCTATATCGTCGCCGAGGGCTTGGTGGTCTCCGGGGGCAGCGGCCCTGTCAATCCGCTTTCCGGAGGGCCGGTGCAGGGGTCTGAACCGCTCATCAAGGCTCTGCGCGAAGCGGGCCGGCGCGAGGACATCAAGGCGGTGGTGATGCGGGTCAACTCCCCCGGTGGGGCGGGTCTGGGGTGCGACCTGGTGCGCCGGGAAGTCGAACGGTTGCGCGCCAAAAAGCCCGTCGTCGTCTCGATGGGCGATTCGGCCGCGAGCGGCGGCTACTGGATCGCAATGGACGCCAGTGCGATCGTCGCCCAGCCTTCCACCCAGACGGGATCGATCGGCATCTTCGCGGTAATCCCTAACGTCGAGCAATTGAACCGCGACCTCACCCTCACCCCGGAAGTGTTCAAGCGCGGGGCACGCGCCGACGTTTTAAGCGGCAACCGGCCGCTCAACCCCGAAGAGGCAAAGATCTTCGATCAGGAATTGCTCTCAAGCTACCGCCGCTTCGTGGCCCTTGCCGCCAAGGGCCGCAACAAAACGGTCCCCCAGATGGAAGCACTCGCCCAGGGCCGTACCTGGCTGGGTCGCAAAGCCCTCGAATTAGGGCTGGTGGACCGATTGGGCGGCATCGATACGGCCATTGCCCTGGCGGCGGAAAAAGCGAAAGTTGCTCCCGACACGGTAGCCCTTGAGCGACTCGAAGGCGAGCAGAGCACGCTCGCAAGCCTACTTGGCGCCGAAGCCACCCGCATGGCGCTGCGCAGCCTGGGCATCGAGCGGACGGTAAGCCGCCTGGCGCCGCCGTTCAGCCTCGATGTGCTCCTGAGTGAGCATCTCTATCCGCTTGCATTGCCGCAGCGTTTCGAGTAA
- a CDS encoding winged helix-turn-helix transcriptional regulator, which yields MERTELEGTQWVRATLDVLGGKWKILILWHLRNGAKRYSVLRRSIPEISEKMLISQLKELEKDGIVRRTVLRSVPPQVEYAFTPHGDTLLPVLEALCTWGEHHEKRSE from the coding sequence GTGGAGCGAACGGAGCTGGAGGGCACCCAGTGGGTGCGCGCGACCCTGGACGTCCTGGGGGGCAAATGGAAAATCTTGATACTTTGGCACCTGCGCAACGGCGCCAAGCGGTACAGCGTATTGCGGCGATCGATTCCGGAAATTTCCGAGAAAATGCTTATCTCACAACTGAAAGAGCTGGAAAAAGACGGGATTGTCCGCCGCACCGTCCTGCGCAGCGTGCCGCCGCAGGTCGAATACGCCTTCACCCCCCACGGCGACACCCTGTTACCGGTGCTGGAGGCACTGTGTACCTGGGGCGAGCACCACGAAAAACGGTCGGAATAA
- a CDS encoding SDR family oxidoreductase — protein sequence MSSLQGKVAIVTGASRGIGRAIAEGLASKGASVVVNYAGSKDKAREVVQTIEAAGGQAIAVQADVSRVEQIDALFDETFARFGRLDILVNNAGLSIMKPMVDISEAEFDRLFTLNARGVFFALQRAAARMAAGGRIVSVTTGGTATGAAGATAYAGSKAAIEGFSMSLSKELGARGITVNTVMPGPTDTEMFEAAAPLEMKKMAEQMSPFGRLGEPRDVADVVIFLASEEARWVTGQRISASGGAI from the coding sequence ATGTCTTCGTTGCAAGGAAAGGTGGCCATTGTCACGGGGGCGTCGCGCGGCATCGGCCGGGCCATCGCCGAGGGCCTCGCAAGCAAAGGGGCCTCGGTTGTCGTCAACTACGCGGGCAGCAAGGACAAAGCCCGGGAAGTGGTGCAAACCATCGAGGCGGCGGGTGGGCAGGCGATCGCCGTCCAGGCGGATGTCAGTCGCGTCGAGCAGATCGACGCGCTGTTCGACGAAACGTTTGCGCGCTTCGGGCGGCTCGATATTCTTGTCAACAACGCCGGGTTGTCGATCATGAAGCCGATGGTCGACATTAGCGAAGCGGAATTCGACAGGCTGTTCACCCTCAACGCCCGGGGGGTGTTCTTTGCTCTGCAGCGGGCCGCCGCGCGCATGGCGGCGGGCGGCCGTATTGTGAGCGTCACCACCGGCGGCACCGCGACCGGTGCCGCCGGCGCCACGGCCTACGCCGGCAGCAAAGCGGCCATCGAAGGATTCAGTATGTCGCTCTCAAAAGAACTGGGTGCGCGCGGTATCACGGTCAATACGGTCATGCCTGGACCCACGGATACCGAGATGTTCGAGGCGGCGGCCCCGCTGGAGATGAAAAAAATGGCCGAGCAGATGTCGCCCTTTGGGCGGCTCGGCGAGCCGCGCGATGTGGCCGACGTGGTAATCTTTCTGGCAAGCGAGGAGGCGCGCTGGGTGACCGGACAGCGCATCAGTGCCAGCGGCGGAGCCATTTGA
- a CDS encoding ABC transporter ATP-binding protein, with protein sequence MQPAATTAEPGRQSPLPALAVEGLSKSFRTGFWLNRVVSPLRGCTLEVFAGETFGLLGPNGAGKTTLLKVLLGIVRPSAGKATLLGQPLGDAAVKARLGYLPENPYFYEYLTGEETLRFVGELFGLSGGVLAGRISGLLDRVGLSREAARRPLRKYSKGMLQRIGLAQALINDPQLVFLDEPMSGLDPAGRRQIREIILQLRAEGKTVFFNSHILTDVEVLCDRIGLLVQGALVSCGSLGELLGTEQTYSAEVAGASIAQLSHLLSHSEQCGERVRGRLKVPVAQFTAQLPPQAVLIDLKLERRSLEEFFQAKVAEHQGRVLDT encoded by the coding sequence ATGCAACCTGCTGCCACCACGGCCGAGCCTGGCCGGCAATCCCCTTTACCCGCCCTCGCCGTCGAAGGATTGAGTAAATCCTTTCGCACCGGTTTCTGGCTCAACCGGGTCGTCTCGCCGTTGCGCGGCTGCACTTTAGAGGTGTTTGCCGGCGAGACTTTTGGGTTGCTCGGTCCCAACGGTGCCGGCAAGACCACGCTGCTGAAGGTGCTTTTGGGCATCGTGCGCCCGAGTGCCGGAAAGGCCACACTATTGGGTCAGCCGCTGGGCGACGCAGCCGTCAAAGCGCGCCTCGGCTATCTGCCGGAGAACCCCTATTTTTATGAGTACCTGACGGGCGAGGAGACGCTGCGCTTTGTGGGCGAGCTCTTCGGGCTGTCCGGGGGCGTGCTCGCCGGGCGCATCTCTGGGTTGCTCGACCGGGTGGGTCTTTCGCGTGAGGCCGCCAGGCGCCCCCTGCGCAAATATTCCAAGGGCATGCTTCAACGCATCGGCCTTGCCCAGGCGCTCATCAACGACCCGCAACTGGTCTTTCTCGACGAGCCGATGTCGGGGCTCGACCCCGCCGGCCGCCGCCAGATCCGCGAGATCATCCTGCAGTTGCGCGCCGAGGGCAAAACGGTTTTTTTCAACAGCCATATCCTTACCGATGTCGAAGTGCTCTGCGACCGCATCGGGCTGTTGGTGCAGGGCGCACTAGTCAGCTGCGGCAGCCTGGGTGAGCTATTGGGCACCGAGCAGACCTACAGCGCCGAAGTGGCGGGTGCCAGTATTGCCCAGCTCTCCCACCTGCTCAGCCATAGCGAGCAGTGCGGCGAGCGGGTGCGGGGACGGCTGAAGGTGCCGGTGGCCCAATTTACGGCCCAACTGCCGCCCCAGGCAGTGTTGATCGACCTCAAACTGGAGCGACGCTCGCTGGAAGAATTTTTTCAGGCCAAAGTCGCCGAGCACCAGGGCCGTGTTCTCGATACCTGA
- a CDS encoding response regulator codes for MKVLLAEDDESVAEALREFLVHQRHLVDVAGDGETAWNLIELGNYDLILLDVLLPKLDGISLCRRLRSKGHRMPVLLLTGLDASTDKVAGLDAGADDYVVKPCDLSELAARIRALLRRGGAALPPVLEWGPLRLDPNTCEVSYQGQPLHLTPKEYNLLELFLRGGRRVYSRRAIVDHLWPFEEPPEEDTVKAHVKGLRHKLRAVGAPADLIETVYGLGYRLKPQAGADAEALTVAVSPASMRQKLHSALAGVWERSKANVLARVAVLERASLAMLEARLDDALRQQAEHEAHKLAGSLGTFGFSEGSRLARSMEQALQPGLSLTRERALRFAEGLVALQRELERAAPAPERSPENHPRVLAVDPDQPLAQALQAAAREVFLLDVVCGVEAAHVWMEHHRPDLVVLDLHPALAERLPAADEAARWSLLGELAARRPPIPALVLSDRHSFEERIEATRLGSRAFLEKPVGPERVVGTVERVLERARRRTAKVMIVDDDAPLLAALRALLAPWGLQLLTLADPLQFWRQLESFRPDLLVLDVEMPHLSGIELCRIVRGDPQWQWLPVLFLSAHTDEETVERAWAGGADDFVAKPVSGPNLAMRILNRLERRRSL; via the coding sequence ATGAAAGTGCTGTTGGCGGAAGACGACGAATCCGTAGCCGAGGCGCTGCGGGAGTTTCTGGTGCACCAGCGCCACCTGGTGGACGTCGCGGGCGACGGGGAGACGGCCTGGAACTTGATCGAACTGGGCAACTACGACTTGATTTTGCTCGATGTGCTGCTGCCCAAGCTGGATGGGATCAGCCTGTGCCGCCGGTTGCGCTCGAAGGGGCACCGTATGCCGGTGCTGCTTTTGACCGGACTCGATGCGAGCACCGACAAGGTGGCGGGCCTCGATGCCGGAGCGGACGATTATGTCGTCAAACCCTGCGATCTTTCTGAACTGGCGGCGCGCATCCGGGCGCTGTTGCGCCGGGGGGGAGCGGCTTTGCCGCCGGTACTCGAGTGGGGACCGTTGCGCCTCGATCCGAACACCTGCGAGGTGAGTTATCAGGGACAGCCGCTGCACCTGACCCCCAAGGAGTACAACTTGCTGGAGCTGTTTTTGCGCGGTGGGCGGCGGGTCTACAGCCGCCGTGCCATCGTCGATCACCTCTGGCCTTTTGAAGAACCCCCCGAGGAAGATACCGTCAAAGCCCATGTCAAGGGACTGCGCCACAAATTGCGCGCCGTGGGCGCCCCCGCGGACCTCATCGAAACGGTCTACGGCCTGGGATACCGCCTCAAACCCCAGGCAGGCGCCGACGCCGAAGCGCTCACAGTGGCCGTCTCGCCCGCTTCGATGCGCCAGAAACTGCATTCGGCCCTGGCCGGGGTCTGGGAGCGCAGCAAAGCCAATGTACTGGCCCGCGTGGCGGTGCTGGAGCGCGCGAGCCTCGCCATGCTCGAAGCACGCCTCGACGATGCGCTCAGGCAGCAGGCCGAGCACGAAGCCCACAAGCTTGCAGGCTCGCTGGGGACTTTTGGTTTTAGCGAGGGTTCGCGCCTGGCGCGCTCGATGGAGCAAGCTTTGCAGCCGGGGCTGTCCCTCACCCGCGAGCGGGCGCTGCGCTTTGCCGAGGGGCTCGTCGCCCTGCAGCGCGAACTGGAACGCGCCGCCCCCGCCCCTGAGCGCTCCCCCGAGAATCATCCGCGCGTGCTCGCCGTCGACCCGGACCAACCGCTTGCCCAGGCACTGCAGGCCGCCGCGCGGGAGGTGTTCCTGCTCGATGTCGTCTGCGGCGTGGAGGCGGCGCACGTTTGGATGGAGCACCATCGCCCAGATCTGGTCGTGCTCGACTTGCACCCGGCCTTGGCGGAGCGATTGCCGGCGGCGGACGAAGCGGCGCGCTGGTCGCTTTTGGGGGAACTCGCCGCCCGCCGGCCGCCCATCCCGGCGCTGGTGCTCAGCGATCGCCATTCTTTTGAGGAGCGCATCGAGGCCACCCGGCTCGGCAGCCGTGCATTTCTCGAAAAACCGGTCGGACCGGAGCGGGTGGTCGGCACCGTCGAACGGGTGCTCGAGCGCGCCCGCCGCCGCACCGCCAAGGTGATGATCGTCGATGACGATGCGCCGCTGCTCGCCGCCCTGCGCGCTCTGCTTGCTCCCTGGGGATTGCAGCTGCTCACCCTGGCCGACCCGCTGCAATTTTGGCGGCAGCTTGAATCCTTTCGACCCGATTTGCTGGTGCTCGACGTCGAGATGCCCCACCTGAGCGGCATCGAATTATGCCGGATCGTGCGCGGCGACCCGCAGTGGCAGTGGCTGCCGGTGCTGTTTCTTTCCGCCCATACCGACGAAGAGACCGTCGAGCGCGCCTGGGCCGGCGGAGCCGACGACTTTGTGGCCAAACCCGTCTCCGGTCCGAATCTGGCTATGCGCATTCTCAACCGTCTTGAACGCAGACGCTCCCTGTAA
- a CDS encoding DUF2281 domain-containing protein, translating into MNVPEKIYELVKTLPEPQVSEVLDFVEFLQHKLQNTTTTSQPPSLPNEAPTEQKNSVSQTSFPDLQPLPVLDGYVPQGWKDATYE; encoded by the coding sequence ATGAACGTCCCCGAAAAGATCTACGAACTGGTCAAGACTCTGCCGGAACCGCAAGTCAGTGAAGTCCTGGATTTTGTAGAATTTCTGCAACACAAACTGCAAAATACGACGACGACATCCCAGCCACCCTCATTGCCCAACGAAGCACCAACCGAACAAAAAAATTCTGTTTCGCAAACTTCTTTTCCTGATCTGCAGCCTTTACCGGTACTGGACGGTTATGTTCCACAAGGCTGGAAAGACGCGACTTACGAATGA
- a CDS encoding type II toxin-antitoxin system VapC family toxin: protein MKTTDLVFLDAGLFIGALMSADLRHDEALHIVEAARRGEVEACTSVGVLSEVYAALTWVGARPPQTPEVACSSVGLLVQPPSKIRILETNLAARLKCWKCPRIIT, encoded by the coding sequence ATGAAAACTACAGACCTGGTATTTCTAGATGCGGGTTTGTTTATAGGAGCTTTAATGAGCGCGGATCTGCGCCATGACGAGGCTCTTCATATTGTGGAAGCGGCCCGCAGAGGGGAAGTCGAAGCTTGTACGTCAGTGGGAGTCTTGAGCGAGGTGTACGCCGCCCTGACCTGGGTTGGCGCACGCCCTCCACAAACTCCTGAAGTTGCTTGTAGTTCTGTTGGTCTGTTGGTGCAGCCACCTTCAAAAATCAGGATATTGGAAACCAATTTGGCAGCGCGCTTAAAATGTTGGAAATGTCCGCGAATCATAACCTGA
- a CDS encoding dihydrolipoyl dehydrogenase family protein yields MQKHYDLVVLGTGVAGSSVAKRCREAGWKVAVVDSRPFGGTCALRGCTPKKVLVQAGELLDRWRHLAGKGLRAEEARIDWPELMRFKRSLIEPLPAAREAEYAEAGIESYHGVARFVGATALEVEGAHLQGEKVLIATGSRPATLGIEGEEHLASSDDFLELGTLPRRIVFVGGGYISMEFAHLAARAGSQVHVLHQDERPLAPFDPDLVDRLIEATRELGALCLCHKVKAIEKTAQGLLVHTDGDGGPYAADLVVHGASRVPNVEALDLDGAGVEAGKKGIKVNAHLQSVSNPAVYAAGDVADAPGPQLTPVAGLHAETVAENLLKGNTRSLEQAVFASTVFTVPALAGVGLLEEQAQAQGLHYRVLQADHRDRLAVRSLAAPYAAHKILVEEPGGRILGAHLLGPFATEIINVFALAIQAQVDIDQLRATHFAYPTGSSEIFAMLSKG; encoded by the coding sequence ATGCAAAAGCACTATGACCTGGTGGTTCTGGGCACTGGCGTGGCCGGTTCCTCCGTCGCCAAACGCTGCCGAGAAGCCGGCTGGAAGGTCGCTGTTGTCGATTCGCGGCCCTTCGGCGGCACTTGCGCCCTGCGCGGCTGCACGCCCAAAAAAGTGCTCGTTCAAGCCGGGGAACTGCTCGATCGGTGGCGGCACCTTGCGGGCAAGGGCCTGCGTGCCGAGGAGGCCCGCATCGATTGGCCGGAGTTGATGCGCTTCAAGCGTTCGCTCATCGAGCCTTTGCCGGCCGCGCGCGAGGCGGAGTACGCCGAGGCGGGCATCGAGTCCTACCACGGCGTGGCCCGATTCGTCGGGGCGACCGCGCTTGAGGTGGAGGGCGCCCACCTGCAGGGAGAAAAGGTGCTCATCGCCACCGGGTCGCGGCCGGCCACCCTCGGCATCGAAGGGGAAGAGCACCTTGCGAGCTCGGACGATTTTCTGGAACTGGGCACGTTGCCGCGGCGCATTGTGTTTGTGGGCGGCGGCTATATTTCGATGGAATTTGCCCACCTCGCCGCCCGCGCTGGTTCCCAGGTGCACGTTTTGCACCAGGACGAACGCCCGTTGGCCCCGTTCGATCCCGATCTGGTGGATCGGCTCATCGAAGCGACGCGGGAACTGGGTGCGCTATGCCTGTGCCACAAGGTCAAGGCGATCGAAAAAACCGCCCAGGGCTTGCTGGTGCACACCGACGGCGACGGCGGCCCCTACGCGGCGGACTTGGTCGTGCACGGCGCGAGCCGCGTCCCAAACGTCGAGGCGCTGGATCTCGACGGGGCGGGCGTCGAAGCCGGCAAAAAAGGCATCAAAGTGAACGCCCACCTGCAAAGCGTCTCCAACCCGGCGGTGTACGCAGCCGGAGATGTAGCCGACGCCCCCGGTCCGCAGTTGACCCCGGTGGCCGGCCTGCACGCCGAGACGGTTGCCGAGAACCTGTTGAAGGGCAACACCCGCTCCCTTGAACAAGCCGTCTTTGCCAGCACAGTGTTCACAGTGCCTGCCCTGGCGGGGGTGGGTTTGCTGGAGGAGCAGGCGCAGGCGCAGGGGCTTCACTACCGCGTGCTGCAGGCCGACCACCGCGATCGGCTCGCCGTCCGCTCCCTTGCCGCTCCCTACGCAGCCCACAAAATCCTGGTCGAGGAGCCGGGCGGACGTATTTTGGGGGCCCATCTGCTCGGCCCCTTTGCCACCGAGATCATCAATGTCTTCGCCCTGGCCATCCAGGCGCAAGTCGACATCGACCAACTGCGGGCCACCCACTTTGCCTACCCAACCGGCAGCTCCGAGATTTTTGCGATGCTCTCAAAAGGCTGA